From the genome of Candidatus Saccharimonadales bacterium, one region includes:
- a CDS encoding cupin domain-containing protein, translated as MNSLIDYIVECAQATERTPWEVEPKVQRGLVQNTGYFLPRKVLAQVFEFPDMFGHNAILSYKGGEFPASMLTSETALRSFMDENGASLVIPGLQKLSEPLRMVCERACNQTGLEMFATGFGTPAGKEGLEVHWDMGTVVVAQLDGVKHWRLWPPVVRTLEELRQPRHITPEEKTAQPFLELQLQPGDVLFLPRGWLHTAACREVSSFHVSIGVVHGDMRRLKLRSMS; from the coding sequence ATGAATTCGCTGATCGACTACATCGTGGAATGTGCGCAGGCGACCGAACGGACGCCATGGGAGGTAGAGCCGAAGGTTCAAAGGGGACTGGTACAGAATACGGGGTATTTTTTGCCTCGTAAGGTGTTGGCGCAGGTCTTCGAGTTTCCGGACATGTTTGGGCACAACGCAATCCTCTCGTATAAAGGGGGTGAATTCCCGGCGAGCATGTTAACCAGCGAGACCGCACTTCGTAGCTTTATGGACGAAAACGGTGCTTCGCTAGTAATTCCCGGATTGCAAAAGCTGAGCGAGCCGCTCCGAATGGTGTGCGAACGTGCATGCAACCAGACAGGCCTGGAAATGTTCGCAACAGGATTCGGTACGCCTGCCGGAAAAGAAGGGCTCGAGGTACACTGGGACATGGGCACGGTAGTCGTAGCCCAACTCGATGGTGTGAAGCATTGGCGGCTATGGCCGCCGGTTGTAAGAACACTCGAGGAGCTTCGTCAGCCGCGGCATATCACGCCGGAAGAAAAAACCGCCCAGCCCTTTCTCGAACTACAGCTTCAGCCGGGGGACGTACTGTTCCTCCCCCGAGGCTGGCTCCATACCGCCGCGTGTCGGGAAGTTTCGTCTTTTCATGTAAGTATTGGTGTTGTCCATGGAGACATGCGACGCCTAAAACTGCGCAGCATGTCGTAA
- the sbcB gene encoding exodeoxyribonuclease I has translation MAQSFFFYDLETSGLDPRSSRIMQFAGQRTDMNLEPIGYPYNVLVKLNDDTLPSPEALMVTGITPQATQADGYTEAEFTKMLMGEVCQPGTIMVGFNNIRFDDEFVRALLWRNFYDAYEWAWKESRSRWDLLDVVRMTRALRPEGINWPVVDGKATNRLELITKENGIDHFKAHDALSDVEALIAVTKLIKEKQPRLYEYLLSMRDKNKIKELVNLDNKEPFVYSSGRYSSDFHKTTVAFPLTSGKNGNVVVYDLRHDPNLFVNLNPEDLRKKFYATWEERKAEDFLPLPVKELQYNRAPAVAPLGVLQQNDGWVKLGLSPEIIEAHKMALLHAPHFAENIRSLYENRPEYKKATDPEAQLYDGFLNDRDKLKSETIRNASERELADYHPEFTDERLAPLLLHYKARNFPKSLSEDEAYAWEAWRSAHITAQLPQFMKSLQRLSATETSDEKQFILQELQLWAESVMPADIERVPED, from the coding sequence ATGGCACAGAGTTTTTTCTTTTATGACCTTGAAACAAGCGGACTCGATCCTCGCTCATCTCGAATTATGCAATTCGCTGGTCAGCGGACCGATATGAATTTGGAGCCGATCGGATACCCATATAATGTTTTGGTAAAGCTAAATGACGATACCTTGCCAAGCCCTGAAGCATTGATGGTAACTGGTATAACTCCGCAGGCGACTCAAGCTGATGGCTACACGGAAGCCGAATTTACGAAGATGTTGATGGGTGAAGTGTGTCAGCCGGGCACTATAATGGTAGGTTTTAATAATATTCGATTTGATGACGAGTTCGTGAGGGCGCTTTTGTGGCGGAATTTTTACGATGCTTACGAATGGGCCTGGAAAGAGTCGCGCTCGCGCTGGGATTTACTTGATGTTGTTCGTATGACGAGAGCGCTGCGCCCCGAGGGAATTAATTGGCCGGTCGTAGACGGTAAAGCAACGAACAGGCTTGAGCTTATTACGAAAGAAAATGGCATTGATCACTTTAAAGCGCACGATGCATTGAGCGATGTCGAAGCGCTTATCGCTGTGACAAAACTTATCAAAGAGAAGCAGCCGCGCTTGTACGAATATCTTCTTTCTATGCGCGACAAAAACAAAATCAAGGAGCTCGTTAATCTCGATAATAAAGAACCGTTCGTTTATTCAAGCGGTCGTTATAGTAGCGATTTTCACAAAACCACGGTAGCATTTCCGCTAACGTCGGGCAAAAATGGAAACGTCGTTGTTTATGATCTGCGTCATGATCCGAACTTATTTGTTAATTTAAATCCCGAGGACCTACGAAAAAAGTTTTATGCAACCTGGGAAGAACGAAAGGCAGAAGACTTTTTGCCGCTGCCCGTAAAAGAACTCCAGTATAACCGGGCCCCTGCCGTGGCTCCGCTTGGCGTATTGCAGCAGAACGATGGCTGGGTCAAGTTGGGTCTGAGCCCTGAAATTATAGAAGCACACAAAATGGCGCTGCTTCACGCGCCCCATTTTGCTGAAAATATTCGTTCGTTATACGAAAATCGGCCAGAATACAAAAAAGCGACGGATCCAGAAGCGCAACTGTATGATGGTTTTTTGAACGATCGTGACAAGTTAAAAAGTGAGACGATACGTAATGCTTCGGAGCGTGAACTTGCCGATTATCATCCAGAGTTTACAGACGAGCGCCTAGCGCCCCTACTCTTACATTATAAGGCGCGTAATTTTCCAAAGAGTTTAAGTGAAGATGAAGCATATGCCTGGGAAGCATGGCGCTCCGCGCATATTACGGCTCAGCTTCCACAATTCATGAAATCGTTGCAACGTCTCAGCGCAACCGAGACGTCTGATGAAAAACAATTCATTCTCCAGGAACTTCAACTGTGGGCCGAGAGTGTCATGCCGGCGGATATTGAGCGAGTTCCCGAAGATTAA
- the uvrA gene encoding excinuclease ABC subunit UvrA, translating into MPEVIRVTGAREHNLKDVSVEIPRDKLVVITGLSGSGKSSLAFDTIYAEGQRRYVESLSSYARQFLGIMDKPDVDSIDGLSPAISIDQKSTSRNPRSTVATVTEIYDYLRLLYARIGVPHCPVCGKPVSRRTPQAIIDEIMKIEAGTRLMILAPIIKEKKGEFAHIPEQYSRLGFARARVDGVVYALDEFPELQKSYKHTIEIVVDRIAMAPEVISRVTQSVEQALEIADGVVELLNADTNEVMTYSQRYACVDHPNEEIPELEPRLFSFNAPQGACPVCTGLGSRLEVDPELVFNPNLTIAEGAIRPYNRVNSDAWYMKRLAKVAQAHGFDLHVPVRDLRADDLEKVLYGTGNQKYTVDIGSGRSYESTYEGVIPNLERRHKETDSEFMRKDIERFMRERKCHTCGGARLKPVVLAVTVHGLSIMDICSLDVDSALDLFKNNLKLDENEQFIARQIMKEITERLGFMSNVGLNYLELARAANTLSGGEAQRIRLATQIGSGLQGVLYVLDEPSIGLHQRDNDRLIATLKRLRDLGNTVLVVEHDEDTIRQADYLLDIGPGAGVNGGEVIAAGTPGEVAANEHSVTGRYLSGNEQIELPKKRRKLEKDRKLIVKGARENNLKNVDVEFPLGVMTVVSGVSGSGKSTLVNDILAKELSAQLHRAQTVPGAHDNIEGIKQLDKAIVIDQSAIGRTPRSNPATYTGVFTPIRELFAGTPEANIRGYKAGRFSFNVKGGRCENCQGDGVIKIEMHFLPDVYVTCDVCHGKRYNREALEIKYKEKTISDVLEMTVEQAATFFENVPSIGRKLETLVEVGLGYIRLGQPATTFSGGEAQRIKLATELSRRSTGRTMYILDEPTTGLHSADVKRLLGILHKLIEGGNTMIIIEHNLDVIKSADHVIDMGPEGGVGGGTVVATGTPEEIVKVSASFTGKYLEDLLTK; encoded by the coding sequence ATGCCAGAGGTTATTCGTGTTACTGGTGCTCGTGAGCACAATCTAAAAGATGTGAGCGTAGAAATTCCGCGTGACAAACTCGTAGTGATTACGGGACTTTCAGGGTCGGGTAAGTCTTCTCTTGCTTTTGATACAATTTATGCAGAAGGACAGCGCCGATATGTAGAGAGTCTTTCAAGCTATGCCCGGCAATTTCTTGGAATTATGGATAAGCCGGATGTCGATTCGATTGATGGTTTAAGCCCTGCTATTTCGATCGACCAAAAGTCAACGAGTCGGAACCCTCGTTCAACTGTAGCAACGGTAACTGAGATTTATGATTATCTTCGTCTTCTCTATGCGCGTATAGGTGTGCCGCACTGTCCAGTTTGCGGAAAGCCTGTCTCCCGCCGAACGCCACAGGCGATCATTGATGAAATTATGAAAATTGAGGCCGGTACACGGCTGATGATTCTGGCGCCGATTATTAAAGAAAAGAAGGGCGAATTTGCCCATATTCCTGAACAATATTCACGTCTTGGGTTTGCCAGAGCACGCGTTGATGGCGTGGTGTACGCATTGGATGAATTTCCTGAACTTCAAAAAAGTTACAAACACACAATTGAAATCGTTGTTGATCGTATTGCGATGGCCCCAGAGGTTATTAGCCGTGTAACACAATCTGTCGAACAAGCGCTTGAGATCGCTGATGGTGTCGTTGAGCTTTTAAACGCAGATACGAATGAAGTCATGACATATAGCCAACGCTATGCTTGCGTCGATCACCCTAATGAAGAGATTCCCGAGCTCGAGCCCCGCCTTTTCAGCTTTAATGCGCCGCAAGGAGCCTGTCCTGTATGTACGGGTCTTGGAAGTCGCCTTGAAGTTGATCCTGAGCTTGTTTTCAATCCCAACCTCACTATCGCAGAAGGCGCTATTCGTCCGTACAATCGGGTAAACAGCGATGCGTGGTATATGAAGCGACTAGCTAAGGTGGCTCAAGCTCATGGGTTCGATTTGCATGTCCCCGTGCGCGATCTTCGGGCTGATGATCTTGAAAAGGTACTGTATGGAACAGGCAACCAAAAGTATACGGTAGATATTGGCAGTGGGCGTTCGTATGAGTCTACGTACGAAGGAGTGATTCCCAACCTTGAACGTCGTCATAAAGAGACCGATAGCGAATTTATGCGAAAAGATATCGAGCGATTCATGCGTGAACGTAAATGTCATACTTGTGGCGGTGCTCGACTTAAACCGGTTGTATTGGCAGTGACTGTGCATGGCCTGAGTATTATGGATATTTGTAGCCTGGATGTTGATTCGGCCCTTGATCTTTTCAAGAATAATCTAAAACTTGATGAGAACGAGCAGTTTATCGCTCGCCAGATTATGAAGGAGATCACGGAACGTCTTGGCTTTATGAGCAATGTCGGTCTTAATTATCTTGAACTTGCACGTGCGGCAAACACACTTTCTGGCGGCGAAGCGCAGCGTATTCGGCTTGCTACGCAAATTGGCTCTGGTCTTCAGGGGGTGCTCTATGTTCTTGACGAACCGTCTATTGGATTGCATCAACGCGACAACGATCGTTTGATCGCGACCTTGAAACGCCTTCGTGATCTTGGCAATACGGTACTCGTTGTGGAACACGATGAAGATACGATTCGTCAAGCAGACTATCTGCTTGATATTGGACCTGGTGCGGGTGTTAATGGTGGTGAAGTAATTGCTGCGGGTACGCCTGGCGAAGTGGCAGCAAATGAACACAGTGTGACGGGTCGGTATCTTTCAGGCAATGAGCAGATTGAACTTCCTAAGAAACGACGCAAACTGGAAAAAGATCGAAAACTCATCGTGAAAGGTGCGCGCGAGAATAATCTTAAAAACGTTGATGTTGAATTTCCATTAGGAGTTATGACAGTCGTGAGTGGGGTGAGCGGAAGTGGCAAATCGACGCTAGTCAACGACATCTTAGCCAAAGAACTCTCGGCACAATTGCATCGTGCACAGACTGTACCAGGTGCTCATGATAATATCGAAGGCATTAAGCAGCTCGACAAGGCCATTGTGATCGATCAGTCGGCAATCGGCCGGACGCCGCGCTCCAATCCGGCAACGTACACGGGTGTTTTTACACCGATTCGTGAACTTTTTGCCGGCACGCCGGAAGCGAACATTCGTGGCTATAAGGCCGGACGTTTTAGTTTCAACGTTAAAGGCGGACGCTGTGAAAACTGCCAGGGCGATGGTGTCATTAAGATTGAAATGCACTTCTTGCCCGATGTATATGTAACTTGTGATGTTTGTCATGGTAAGCGTTATAATCGTGAAGCTCTTGAAATTAAATACAAGGAAAAGACAATCAGCGATGTTTTGGAGATGACCGTTGAACAGGCGGCAACTTTCTTTGAAAATGTACCGTCAATCGGTCGTAAGCTCGAAACGTTGGTTGAGGTGGGGCTTGGCTATATTAGGCTCGGACAACCGGCCACAACGTTTAGTGGCGGTGAAGCGCAGCGCATAAAGCTGGCAACTGAACTTTCTCGTCGTAGTACGGGGCGAACAATGTATATTTTGGATGAGCCGACAACTGGACTCCATAGTGCTGACGTAAAGCGACTGCTCGGTATTCTCCATAAGCTCATTGAAGGCGGCAATACGATGATTATTATCGAGCACAACCTGGATGTTATCAAATCGGCCGACCACGTTATTGATATGGGTCCCGAAGGCGGTGTCGGTGGTGGCACCGTGGTTGCAACCGGTACGCCGGAAGAAATCGTAAAAGTCTCGGCCTCATTTACCGGTAAATATCTCGAAGATCTTCTTACAAAGTAA